A stretch of DNA from Takifugu rubripes chromosome 15, fTakRub1.2, whole genome shotgun sequence:
AATTATTGTATCCAAGTGTgcaacattttgttttgtttctttgacaatttcagctgtataaatgcttaaatgtgaatgtcatcttgttcacaattgtacatacatattctctttgttataaattaaaagttttacaaaccattcctacaaaaataattctataATTTTTGGGTCTGGATGGGATTCaaacttctgtctttccttctcttcttccccatcTTACACTCACTTCTACCATAATTAAAATTTTGCCTGCATCACAGTTGTGTTTTACTGTCAAATATATCACATGTTTGTTGTATTATGTATtggtaaaaatgtaatttcgATATTTTGCCCATTCTGTCACATCAGAATTTAAATCGATAAATGTGGAGAGCATCTTGCCGAAATTTACTGACaaaacagcacagccacagctaTCCCAATAATCCAAGCACGTTTTTACCATTTAATATTAGAATTTATCAATGTTCATGACTGTATgaggggttttatttcccaaaCTTTGTCACATTGAAAGACGATAAAGATACACTGAAAAATATGcgtgttcttttgttcttctcgaaaaaaaaatccatctcatACCAAGGTCACACAACAAtgtaatttaatgtaaatatctaTCTAACTTGTGTTGCTGGTGCTGTTAATGATACTGGTGAGTTAAAAATCGACGTTTTTAACTCACTGTTTTTAAGTCAAAGACTGCGGAGTAATCAACAATATGCATAATTATAAAGAGGTGAATGCTAAATTAATTTGCCATGATTTTTGGAAGTTAGTTGGTCAAGATGTTTGAAAACTTGTCCCAAATCATTAGAGTGCCACCAATAACAACAATAtcttgtatatttgtgtgtttttgtgtaacgGTGAACATTTGGGCGGTACCGGTACCGGTGCTGCGTTGGTATATAAACAGCAGTACGACAGACGACCAGTAGATGTCAGTGTTTTCTTTAGATTGAGAACATAAAGGCGGAAAGATCGCTCATTAAACGAAACTATCGATAGTTATCGTGTTGATCATCTAATGGCACACAGGATTTCCACAGGATTTTACTCTAAACATAACCTTCGATGGCGCCAACAGGCATCCttaggtcgctggttcaaatccggctcgaaggacgtTTTTTACCCGACGAGCGAAAAGCTGTATAAACCCAGCCAGTCGCGTCgccgattcaatctttcaacagccaatcatctgcgcgattcaatctttctaCAGTGTTCCCcgccttaaattaaactgcggtctcaatctttggaaaaaaCAATCGATCCTcgagttgatttattatttaaaagtctgcccgctgtttattccggacgtctccgtggattttgacaaggtacgtgTGCAAATTGAGGTCTGTTATTcgttaagttttttttttttttatttcacataaaatatcaccgtaaatgcttaatgcaatatgtccaagtcatgtcaggcatttgtaacgctaatgtaacttgaaCATCGggagttttaaaataaagtttgtgcagttgctgccggagctttagctggttgtatttttttctgccgatgtaattgcttgttttctttggcagttgtacgctggagtgcgtcgtttctgattacttgttatgttataacaatatgttatgttatgttataacatgacagaaaatgtctaccaAAAAAACTCACAAGGCCATGGATGACCAAGAGTGGCTGTCGCGCCTGAGGTCATTTGCCACCACAGGCGTCTGGCCATCACCTTCAGGCAACAGGCCTGCTCCCAGACAAAAGAAgtggcatgacctttacactaAGGTAAAACGACCAACCAAAAACGAcctacattaatcatttcagatagcagactacatttttccctcaggtatagacagaaaggatataatctatctagatttataactattagcaggataaaaatccctcggaagaacttaacacggtgaactgttacattcagtagggtgtttacacatttattagctattatgttatgtgaaacaagagtaagatgtgcctcctccacctccagccgtgcctcctccaccttcagccgtgcctcctccacctccagcatggcctcctccaccttcagctctgcttcctcttcagtcatctacagttttgcttcagccttcttccacatcctcttcacaacaggttgtaagagataaataaatacattctcAGTCGATCTATCTGTCAGCAAGAATTTAAGTAGTAACAAGGAAACTGTGATGCCACAGaacctaaatatcagtttttattttccattgatACAACTACGAAATTACTGTAAAACTTGCAGTATGTTGTTTGTaatattgttacttttaatatACTTATCTCTGTGGGCTGTTCTGCCCTTTGAGTtccactgcaagttttacaGCTTATTTTGTAGTTGTATTAATGTTTCattggggttttgttttgtttctttgagaATTTCAGCTGTATAAATTcttaaatgtgaatgtcatcttgttcacaattgtacataatattctctttgttataaattaaaagttttacaaaccaTTCCTGCAAAAATAATTCTATCAGTTTTGGGTCTGGATGGGATTCaaacttctgtctttccttctcttcttccccatcTTATACTCACTTCTACCATAATTAAAATTTTGCCTGCATCACAATGGTGTTTTACTGTTAAATATATCACATGTTTGTTGTATTATGTATTGGTAAATATGTAATTTCGATATTTTGCCCATTCTGTCACATCTGCATTTAAATCGATAAATGTGGAGAGCATCTTGCTGAAATTTACTGACaaaacagcacagccacagctaTCTCAATAATTCAAGCACGTTTTTACCATTTAATATTAGAATTTATCAATGTTCATTACTGTATgaggggttttatttcccaaaCTTTGTCACATTGAAAGACAATAAAGATACACTGAAAAATATGtgtgttcttttgttcttctctaaaaaaaatccatctcatACCAACGTCACACAACAatgcaatttaaatgtaaatatctatCTAACTTGTGTTGCTGGTGCTGTTATTGATACTGGTGGCGGTACCGGTACCGGTGCTGCGTTGGTATATAAACAGCAGTACCACAGACGGCCAGTAGATGTCAGTGTTTTCTTTAGATTGAGAACATAAAGGCGGAAAGATCGCTCATTAAACATAACTATCGATAGTTATCGTGTTGATCATCTAATGGCACACAGGATTTACACATGATTTTACTGTAAGCATAACCTTCGATAGCTCAGTTGGTAGAGCGGAGGACTGTAGCGGAATAACAGGCATCCttaggtcgctggttcaaatccggctcgaaggacatttttaacttcctgttttttaagTCAAAGACTGCGGAGTAATCAACGGTGCAAGAGAACAATATACATAAACACATGAAATACATTATTGTTTTACTAATAATCGCATGTAAACATTGAATGTCTTCGTCATTTTTTCATTAATCCAGCATGTTTGCAGAAAGACTGAATCATATCTGTTATTAATGCAGAATAAATTAACCTggctgagagaagaaaaaaaaatcatccagcAGCACATCGAGGTGGTGATGAGAAATGTAGGTTTCGTGTCATTGTTCCCCTGAATCCCACGTTGCACATTGTGTGCTGACAGAGTTTATTATCAAAGTGTCTGTCAAGATGTGCACACTCTGCTATAaaagagatagatagatagatagatagatagatagatagatagatagatagatagatagatagatagatagatagatagatagatagatagatagatagatggatagatggatagatggatagatggatagatagatacatGATTCTCTGTAGTTAGTGTGGCCCTCACGTGCTTGTACGCCTGACTGACAATgtcggggcatgctcctaatgagacgacgaatggtgtcctgggggatctcctcccagatctgcaTCACTGAGCTCGAGGATCAACCGGGCGGCGCCGGACGGACCTATAGATAATGTctcagaggtgttctattgggtttaggtcaggtgaacatgggggccagtcaatggtatcaattccttcatcctccaggaactgcctgcatactctcgctacatgaggtcgggcattgtcgtggagcaggaggaacccaggtcccactgcaccagcgtaggttctgacaatgggtccaaggattaatagcagtcagggtgccattatctaacctgtgcatccttccagggatatgcctccccaggccatcgctgacccaccaccaaaccggtcatgctgaatgatgttgagggcagcataacgttctccacggcatctccagaccctttcacgtctgtcgcatgtgctcaggttgaacctgctctcatcggtgaagagcacagggcgccagtggcgtagttgccaattctggtggtctatggcaaatgccaatagagctctacggtgccgggcagtgagcacagggcccactacaggacgtcaggccttcaggccaccctcatggagcctgtttctgattgtttggtcagaaacattcacattaGTAGACTGCTGGAGGTCactttgtagggctctggcagtgctcatcctgttcctccttgcacaaaggagcagatactgatcctgctgagggtttgtGGACCtcctacggccctgtccagctcttctggagtaactacctgtctcctggaatctcctccatgctcttgagactgtgctgggagacacagcaaatcttcttgcaacggcacgtattgatgtgccatcctggaggagttggactgcttgtgcaacctctgtagcgtccaggtaccgcaccatgctatcaacagagatgttgatccaagccaataataactacagcagtagaatgtcagtcagtaaaaaatcagccaaaagagatgaggagggaaaaaagtggcctcaacctggaaagcccttcctgttttgggggccatctccttgttgcccctctgatgctcctgtttttgatttaattaacaacaaagcagcagaaactgattaacagcCCCGTCTGCTgtttaactgaccagatcaatatcccagaagtttgattgataggttgctatactctgattaaaaagtgttccacTAATTTGTTTGAGtagtatacatatatatatatatatatatatatatatgtttcttttattttaaataacagtGCATCATCAACAGGCTGTGATTATTTGTCTACATTAAAATCAATCTATAATGGCATTGAAATGGAATGAATttgatatataaaataatatcagTCATCAAAAATGGATTTCTtgtgaaaataaatcagaaataattTAAGTTCAtggaaaatgtgtatttttccctCACATAGAGCAcctgtttattgttttgttcaCACATAATTTCCCTGGTGTAGGATGCTTATTTGAGGAAATGTAAACTGGTGACGGTTGTTTGATAATGATGTAATTCGTGAAGGCACCTGAGTGCTGTTTGTAAGTTCTGGTTTTGAAACaaggataaataaatgtgccatCAGAGGATTAATTAGATGGttgagcagagaagaagcttAATGAGAGCCAGATACCGCCCTTCCTGGTGCAAGTTTATTAAAAGAGTGTTTTGAGCTGAAATCTTTGTCTCCAGAGGTGAGTGACTCTCGTATATAAAAccaagtgcagacaaaacagctgTGCAGTCAAGGCTGCATTAAACAGATCTGAGCCATCGGACCGGCCAGCAGGTGAGTCACATCAAGTCCTGGAGAATGAGTCAAAGTTGTGCTGATGCTGTGGTGTGAACTGCTTTCTGGATTGTGCAGGTTTGTGGAGTCCAGCTATGTCTCTGCTGCGGACCGTCTCAAACGGCTCCATCATCATTCACCCTCCAGGCTTCTACGTCGTTGGATTCGAGGTGTTTCCCCACATCCGCTTCTACTTCATCTTCCTGGCGTTTGTCTATGTGGTCACGGTGTTCTTCAACTGTTTGCTGATCTACGTGATCGTCTCTAATCGTTGTTTACACGCTCCCAAGTTTTTGGCCGTGGTCAACCTGGCTGTCATCGACATGGTCCTGAATTCCACCACCATCCCCAGCATGATCAAGACATTTCTCCTGAAGGACAACTTTTTCCCCTTCAACATCTGCCTCTTGCAGATGTTCGTCTATTACTCCTTTATCACTTTAGAGTCTTATGCGCTGGCGATCCTGGCCTACGACAGGCTGATCGCAATAtgcttccctctgcagcagaactccATCAACACCCTGCGGAGCATGTCCTGCATTGTGGCCGTGACCTGGTCTTACTCACTGGGCCTCGTAGCGTTCTCAACAGGTATAATGACATGGCTGTCTTTTTGCAAGTCCGTCACAGTGCGCAGCTACTTCTGTGACTATGCGCCGACGTTTCGACTCGCCTGCAACGACTACACGCTGCACTGGGCCGTGTCGTCGACCGCATCCGTCGTGAATCTCGTTGCGCCTTTTACTTTTATCCTGCTGACCTACGCCGCTATCCTGGTCACCCTGTTCTTGATGAAGTCGGTCAACAGCAGGATGAAAGCTCTCGGTACCTGCGTGGAGCATCTTGTCCTGGTTGCTATATTTTATATCCCATTGTTCACCATTTTCATCCTCGGCTTTTACGTGCGGCTGATCGACGCCGATCAGCGCGTCTTGAGTCTGTCTCTGGCCTCCTGCATCCCCCCCTGCGTCAACCCCATAGTTTACTCTCTGAAAACCAGGGAGATTAAGATCAGAGCCGTGGC
This window harbors:
- the LOC115252741 gene encoding olfactory receptor 8-like; the protein is MSLLRTVSNGSIIIHPPGFYVVGFEVFPHIRFYFIFLAFVYVVTVFFNCLLIYVIVSNRCLHAPKFLAVVNLAVIDMVLNSTTIPSMIKTFLLKDNFFPFNICLLQMFVYYSFITLESYALAILAYDRLIAICFPLQQNSINTLRSMSCIVAVTWSYSLGLVAFSTGIMTWLSFCKSVTVRSYFCDYAPTFRLACNDYTLHWAVSSTASVVNLVAPFTFILLTYAAILVTLFLMKSVNSRMKALGTCVEHLVLVAIFYIPLFTIFILGFYVRLIDADQRVLSLSLASCIPPCVNPIVYSLKTREIKIRAVALIRKNKIKGTKF